A part of Paenibacillus sp. 481 genomic DNA contains:
- a CDS encoding SLOG family protein, which produces MKNLLITGYRAHELGIYNNKHKGIPYIRKAITAKLIPLVEDGLEWVITPGQYGIDLWALEAAISLQVQYPHLKCSMITAYSQPEEQWSEEKKTYFEEIRKQVDYYGVVSKGPYSGKWQFVARDDLLFRKTDGILLVYDDDAREASPKFVKERALSKQAQDGYIYLNIGSEEIQAIADDEALNEISEY; this is translated from the coding sequence TTGAAAAATCTTTTAATTACAGGCTATCGTGCGCACGAGCTTGGTATTTACAACAATAAACACAAAGGAATTCCCTACATCCGCAAAGCAATTACGGCTAAGCTTATTCCGCTAGTCGAGGATGGCTTGGAATGGGTGATTACACCTGGACAATACGGGATCGATCTGTGGGCGTTAGAAGCTGCAATTTCCTTACAAGTACAATACCCACATTTAAAATGTTCGATGATTACGGCCTACAGTCAACCTGAGGAGCAATGGAGCGAGGAGAAAAAAACTTATTTCGAGGAAATTCGGAAACAAGTTGATTATTATGGCGTAGTGAGCAAAGGGCCGTATAGCGGAAAATGGCAGTTCGTTGCCCGCGATGATTTGTTGTTCCGTAAGACAGACGGCATTTTGCTCGTGTATGACGATGATGCTCGTGAAGCAAGCCCCAAATTTGTAAAAGAGCGCGCGTTGAGCAAGCAGGCGCAAGACGGCTATATTTATTTAAATATCGGTTCAGAGGAAATTCAGGCAATCGCCGATGATGAGGCTCTTAATGAAATTAGTGAATATTAA
- a CDS encoding AAA family ATPase, giving the protein MAAKEEQLQDLMRQPAELLYQDELEALRKADKGKIPAGWQMSPQAVLTFITGGKAGKTVITPKYIGNKRLVEMAIATLVTDRALLLIGEPGTAKSWLSENLTAAIYGNSGLVVQGTAGTSEEHVRYSWNYAMLLANGPTPEALVRSPIMRAMEAGGIARFEEISRCASEVQDALISILSEKTISVPELGKESSARKGFSIIATANTRDRGVNEMSAALKRRFNIIVLSTPSDMETEVEIVKKRVREIASSYDLQAAVPTDEALLKVVTIFRELRSGMTLDKKEKVKSPAGVISTAEAISLLTNSMALAASFGSGELTDEDLAAGLQGAIVKDDVKDKLIWKEYLDNVMKKRGAEWRGLYTACREMNE; this is encoded by the coding sequence ATGGCAGCGAAGGAAGAACAATTGCAAGATTTAATGCGTCAACCAGCGGAGCTACTCTATCAAGATGAACTCGAAGCACTGCGCAAGGCCGATAAAGGGAAAATTCCAGCAGGCTGGCAAATGTCTCCGCAGGCCGTGCTTACTTTTATTACGGGTGGTAAAGCGGGCAAAACCGTCATCACTCCTAAGTATATCGGCAACAAGCGATTGGTCGAAATGGCGATCGCAACCTTAGTGACCGATCGGGCACTTTTATTAATTGGTGAGCCGGGAACAGCCAAATCATGGTTGTCTGAAAATTTAACAGCAGCGATATACGGGAACTCTGGACTCGTCGTGCAAGGGACAGCCGGAACGAGCGAAGAACATGTTCGTTACTCTTGGAACTATGCGATGTTGCTTGCTAACGGGCCAACACCAGAAGCGCTTGTGCGAAGTCCGATTATGCGGGCGATGGAAGCAGGCGGGATTGCACGGTTCGAGGAAATATCCCGCTGTGCTTCGGAAGTTCAGGATGCGTTGATCTCCATTTTGTCCGAGAAGACGATTTCGGTTCCTGAGCTAGGAAAAGAATCGAGCGCGCGCAAAGGATTTTCGATTATTGCGACGGCTAATACGCGGGATCGTGGTGTTAATGAAATGTCGGCAGCTTTAAAACGCCGCTTTAACATTATTGTGCTGTCAACCCCTTCGGATATGGAGACTGAGGTTGAGATTGTGAAAAAGCGTGTGCGTGAAATTGCGTCGTCCTACGACTTGCAAGCTGCTGTACCAACAGATGAAGCGCTGCTTAAAGTCGTTACCATTTTCCGTGAGCTGCGCAGCGGTATGACCCTAGATAAGAAAGAAAAAGTAAAATCACCTGCGGGCGTTATTTCCACTGCGGAAGCGATTTCGTTGCTGACGAACAGCATGGCGTTAGCGGCAAGTTTCGGTAGCGGTGAGCTTACGGATGAAGATTTGGCGGCAGGATTGCAAGGGGCCATCGTTAAAGATGATGTGAAAGATAAGCTCATCTGGAAAGAATACTTGGACAATGTGATGAAAAAGCGCGGGGCAGAGTGGCGTGGTTTGTATACGGCATGTAGGGAGATGAACGAGTGA
- a CDS encoding SWIM zinc finger family protein, which yields MIEITESYVDSLAPNSAAIKNAQGLVKKRSFVQLNHSEDGALLFGECSGSGKSNYECSADFIHPEKPVLRCSCPSRQLPCKHALGLLYAYIQGEKFVVATIPEDIVAKREKAEKREEKKTKEAAEGEGTPAKPKKVNKSALKKKIQAQLEGLDLLEKLTLSLVRGGLGTIDNKVLKTINEHIKQLGNYYLSGAQAELRLFALLIGKAKDREVGYTYAMDQLTLIHAFIKKGRAHLTARLADPDLALDHESTIEEWLGHAWQLAELKQFGLMTEQVELVQLAFISMDNPARQEFVDVGYWVEKESNDIHRTVQYRPYKAAKHMHEDDSFFDVALVKALYRYPGDYNRRVRWDEMTSRPITPQDVAAIPAKAHQSYAEVIKLVKNQLKNPLADKHPVMLLHVADIRQTDQGQFAITDQSGQQLMLDNIVKRCHETVSLLRFLPADSLTDTTMLVMFEHQLESGRLVAKPLSIIKGADIIRLLY from the coding sequence TTGATCGAAATAACAGAATCGTATGTTGATTCCCTTGCACCAAATAGCGCAGCCATCAAAAATGCGCAAGGACTCGTTAAAAAACGCAGCTTCGTTCAACTGAATCACTCGGAGGATGGAGCATTGCTATTCGGGGAATGTTCGGGCAGCGGGAAGTCCAATTATGAATGTTCAGCTGACTTTATTCATCCGGAAAAGCCGGTGCTGCGTTGTTCTTGCCCGAGCCGTCAACTTCCATGCAAACACGCGCTAGGCCTATTATACGCTTATATTCAGGGCGAGAAGTTCGTTGTCGCTACGATTCCTGAGGATATTGTTGCAAAGCGTGAAAAAGCAGAGAAGCGTGAAGAGAAAAAAACGAAAGAAGCTGCTGAGGGTGAAGGCACACCAGCTAAGCCGAAAAAAGTAAATAAATCAGCGCTCAAGAAGAAGATTCAAGCCCAATTAGAAGGATTAGATTTATTAGAAAAGTTAACGCTATCACTCGTTCGTGGCGGGCTAGGCACCATTGATAATAAAGTGTTAAAGACGATAAACGAGCATATTAAGCAGTTGGGCAATTATTATTTATCAGGCGCGCAAGCAGAGTTGCGTCTATTCGCTTTACTGATCGGTAAGGCGAAGGATCGAGAGGTTGGTTACACGTATGCGATGGACCAATTAACACTTATACATGCCTTTATTAAAAAAGGGCGGGCACATTTAACGGCTAGACTCGCTGATCCAGACTTAGCGCTTGATCACGAATCTACCATTGAAGAATGGCTTGGTCATGCATGGCAATTAGCCGAACTCAAGCAATTCGGCCTCATGACGGAGCAGGTCGAGTTAGTCCAACTCGCTTTCATAAGCATGGACAATCCAGCGCGACAAGAATTTGTTGACGTCGGCTATTGGGTGGAAAAAGAAAGCAACGATATTCATCGCACGGTGCAATATCGCCCTTATAAAGCAGCGAAGCATATGCACGAGGATGACAGCTTTTTTGATGTGGCCCTCGTGAAAGCGTTGTATCGCTATCCAGGCGACTACAACCGCAGAGTGCGCTGGGACGAAATGACCTCTAGACCGATCACACCGCAAGATGTGGCGGCAATTCCAGCGAAGGCGCATCAATCGTACGCTGAAGTGATCAAGCTAGTTAAAAATCAGTTGAAAAATCCACTGGCTGACAAACATCCCGTTATGCTGCTCCATGTCGCGGATATTAGGCAGACCGATCAAGGTCAGTTTGCGATTACGGATCAGTCTGGGCAGCAGCTTATGCTGGATAATATCGTAAAAAGATGTCATGAGACCGTATCATTGCTGCGTTTCCTGCCGGCAGACAGCTTAACCGATACGACGATGCTCGTTATGTTCGAGCATCAGCTTGAAAGTGGGCGACTCGTCGCAAAACCATTATCAATTATTAAAGGTGCGGACATAATCCGCCTCTTGTATTAG
- a CDS encoding DUF5682 family protein, producing MSVTAEAAVHIFGVRHLSPGGAKHLLDFLNQIRPTAVLIEGPSDATPEIRHLTNEVTKPPIAILAFTDHLPVRTVLWPFAAYSPEYQAMKWAAQNGALAAFIDLPSSATIALQDVRAASGDEREAGDQFEAESDSEAESISKSTSKSKTKSEQHDSHPLAQSAEEESYKQQSIYARIAEIAGEHDYDMYWERNYEHNLNVGAYQEAIIAFSSQMRELSEEKEQQHDRAEYAYNLVREAYMRRRIQETIRSGHDPNKIVVVCGAYHASALADLTDAMTDKELEGLPSRSTKLTLMPYSYFKLSSMSGYGAGNMAPNYFEMMWERMITDTLDDLPEHYLSAVARLLRDTGTHRSTAEVIEAVRLAESLAALHGGSAPTLRDLRDAAQTLLGRGDLSVVADALARIDVGTAIGSLAEGVSQTPIQDDLNRLLKQLKLQSYKTTVATDVSLDLRENRRVASEEAAFLDLNRSKLFHRLKLLGISFATLRPSGQERASWAEHWVLQWSPEVEIQVVESTLLGETVHIAAAYVLQQKLDGCSSIAEASAFIRVACECGMMTQMEAARQTLQRLAVDSRDVVQIAAATRELSIIISYGDIRRIDTAPLVPLLEQLFMRACLFLLDASNCNDEASNGMITAMNELNSVALDHHEQVDESLWLQELLHLAERDDRNPRLSGFACAILLERNAITAQQCTEEVSRRLSPGIPADLGAGWFEGLALRNRYALLSRMSLWEQLNQYIVSLEDEEFTRALVFLRRAFSSFSAREKTMIAELLGELWGVNTEQAAEVLTGDLKEDEVKMIDELNDFDFEDF from the coding sequence GTGAGCGTGACGGCAGAAGCAGCTGTTCATATTTTTGGTGTACGGCATCTTTCACCTGGTGGTGCGAAGCATTTGTTGGATTTTTTAAATCAAATTCGACCTACGGCTGTGCTCATTGAAGGGCCTTCTGACGCCACGCCGGAAATTCGTCATCTTACGAACGAGGTGACGAAGCCGCCAATCGCGATCTTAGCTTTTACCGATCATTTGCCTGTTCGCACCGTCCTGTGGCCGTTTGCAGCTTATTCACCTGAATATCAAGCGATGAAATGGGCCGCACAAAATGGGGCGTTGGCCGCATTTATTGATTTGCCCTCTTCAGCGACGATTGCCTTGCAGGATGTGCGTGCCGCAAGCGGCGATGAAAGGGAAGCGGGCGATCAATTCGAAGCCGAGTCCGATTCCGAAGCCGAATCTATATCCAAATCTACATCCAAATCAAAGACCAAGTCAGAACAACACGACTCACATCCTTTGGCACAATCAGCAGAGGAGGAAAGCTATAAACAGCAGTCCATTTATGCGCGTATTGCCGAGATCGCTGGTGAGCACGATTATGACATGTACTGGGAGCGAAACTACGAGCACAATTTAAATGTTGGCGCTTATCAAGAGGCGATTATCGCTTTCTCCTCACAGATGCGTGAGCTTTCGGAGGAGAAGGAGCAGCAGCATGATCGTGCCGAATACGCCTATAATCTAGTGAGGGAAGCTTATATGCGGCGGCGTATTCAAGAAACGATCCGTTCGGGTCATGACCCTAATAAAATCGTGGTCGTATGTGGGGCGTACCATGCATCTGCACTCGCAGATCTTACAGATGCGATGACCGATAAGGAGCTAGAAGGTTTGCCTTCTCGCAGTACAAAGCTTACCTTAATGCCTTATTCCTATTTTAAATTGTCATCGATGTCTGGTTATGGCGCTGGCAATATGGCTCCCAATTATTTTGAAATGATGTGGGAGCGTATGATCACGGATACGCTGGATGATTTGCCGGAGCATTATTTATCTGCTGTAGCTAGATTGCTGCGCGATACGGGTACCCATCGCTCCACTGCTGAAGTCATTGAAGCGGTGCGGCTAGCAGAATCGCTTGCCGCCTTGCACGGCGGCAGTGCGCCAACGCTGCGTGATTTGCGCGATGCAGCGCAAACGTTGCTTGGCCGTGGCGACCTGTCTGTTGTAGCCGATGCGCTTGCGCGTATCGACGTAGGAACAGCTATAGGCTCGCTCGCGGAAGGCGTTAGCCAGACGCCGATTCAGGACGATTTGAATCGGCTGTTGAAGCAATTGAAGCTTCAGTCATACAAGACGACCGTGGCGACGGACGTATCGCTAGATCTTCGCGAAAATCGCCGCGTGGCATCTGAAGAAGCAGCCTTTCTCGATCTGAACCGATCGAAATTATTCCATCGGCTAAAGCTGCTTGGGATTTCATTTGCGACGCTGCGTCCAAGCGGACAAGAGCGGGCATCATGGGCTGAACATTGGGTACTTCAATGGTCACCAGAAGTGGAAATCCAGGTCGTCGAATCGACGCTGCTGGGCGAGACCGTTCACATTGCAGCTGCGTATGTGCTGCAACAGAAGCTCGATGGATGCAGCTCGATTGCCGAAGCTTCCGCATTTATACGCGTTGCTTGTGAGTGCGGAATGATGACGCAAATGGAAGCTGCACGTCAAACCTTGCAACGGCTTGCTGTTGATAGCCGTGACGTTGTGCAGATTGCAGCGGCAACGCGCGAGCTATCGATCATCATTAGCTACGGCGATATTAGACGAATTGACACGGCTCCGTTAGTGCCGTTGTTAGAGCAGTTATTTATGCGAGCCTGTCTATTCCTGCTCGATGCAAGCAACTGCAATGATGAAGCATCGAACGGCATGATCACGGCGATGAATGAGCTGAACAGTGTAGCCCTCGATCATCATGAGCAGGTGGATGAATCGTTATGGCTCCAAGAGTTGCTGCATCTAGCGGAGCGAGATGACCGAAATCCGCGTCTTTCCGGCTTTGCCTGTGCTATCTTGCTGGAGCGTAACGCGATTACGGCACAGCAATGCACCGAAGAAGTATCTAGACGTCTATCACCGGGTATTCCTGCTGACCTCGGTGCAGGCTGGTTCGAAGGTCTTGCGCTGCGTAATCGCTATGCCCTGCTCTCGCGGATGAGCCTATGGGAGCAGTTGAACCAATATATCGTATCGTTGGAAGATGAAGAGTTTACACGTGCGCTCGTATTTTTGCGGCGCGCATTCAGTTCATTTTCCGCACGAGAGAAGACGATGATTGCCGAATTGCTCGGTGAATTATGGGGTGTGAACACGGAACAGGCGGCTGAGGTATTGACAGGCGACTTGAAGGAGGACGAAGTGAAGATGATTGACGAGTTGAACGATTTTGACTTTGAGGACTTTTAG
- a CDS encoding HEAT repeat domain-containing protein: MSTALLQELNQEVRRLYIAGSDLAVGDFRLKRLLPQFQQLGERAPIFKRLGEGIAELIEPTDPSAHSAQQLQELGLLLGSVLYTQGKTTPDGELLPIQTRPTSLSTKASYRRLAAVEEALTTTGSGRYEIVKEAFKDGLFQDLRLLQLAIGAVNDPYVEIADFAMNELLPSYGPAIVPLLIEQFDPAGGKADTRKLRVIGQVGGAEVLDLVFQVSETGADDVRVTAIGLLAGYEQYEAALIDLSKDKKKPIREAAYLALAKSESAVVLERLYEAFFSKDMELAAEAIDRCSSSELKERLVRDFSRDLMTVTAELKEDKKRAEKSWERVYCYLEALGDTRTNYLASWSSSQVEALDEVYMYVLKNYVLFMSLGWGRLIDRAASFLEEIDSEAVLALLDDLEQQNAIYVAHAFRASFRQLEPAQLYDKYANYLRMKITKASSERKKQLLSTIEHFVMKRQYKSYPTLWNNSSESSMSLLTMQLIATEQLAEQWDQRWLSLFIEQKELGLVSAFARPDHVVAEELLLHALQNNRVFRNDTAELLFQGLERLACSAETRREALMTALEDKQNKNCYAFDGYVLEQLYQLPATYRDRVEAVLPQYNYTAGEQLRYVLRNM; this comes from the coding sequence ATGAGTACAGCATTACTTCAAGAGCTTAATCAAGAAGTTAGACGGCTTTACATAGCAGGCAGTGATCTTGCTGTTGGAGATTTTCGCTTGAAGCGTCTATTGCCGCAATTCCAGCAACTAGGTGAACGAGCGCCTATATTTAAACGGCTTGGCGAAGGCATTGCTGAACTTATAGAGCCAACAGATCCCTCAGCACACTCCGCACAACAGTTGCAGGAGCTTGGCTTGCTGCTTGGATCCGTGCTCTATACGCAAGGGAAAACGACACCAGACGGTGAACTATTGCCGATTCAGACTCGGCCAACATCTTTATCGACCAAAGCATCATATCGTCGATTAGCAGCCGTTGAGGAAGCGTTAACGACGACAGGTAGTGGCCGTTACGAAATTGTGAAAGAAGCGTTTAAAGACGGATTGTTTCAAGATTTACGTTTGTTACAACTGGCTATCGGGGCTGTTAACGATCCGTACGTGGAAATTGCGGATTTTGCGATGAATGAGCTGTTGCCTTCCTATGGTCCAGCAATTGTTCCTTTGTTAATCGAACAATTCGACCCTGCTGGTGGCAAAGCAGACACCAGAAAGTTGCGTGTCATCGGTCAGGTTGGCGGAGCGGAAGTGCTAGATCTCGTTTTCCAAGTATCCGAAACAGGTGCAGATGATGTTCGCGTAACCGCAATCGGTTTGCTAGCTGGCTATGAGCAATATGAAGCGGCATTAATAGATTTATCAAAAGATAAGAAGAAGCCGATTCGTGAAGCTGCTTATTTAGCTCTGGCCAAGAGTGAGTCTGCGGTTGTACTGGAGCGTTTATATGAGGCCTTTTTCAGTAAAGATATGGAGCTTGCAGCAGAAGCAATAGATCGGTGCTCATCCAGCGAGCTTAAGGAAAGACTCGTTCGTGACTTTAGTCGTGATCTCATGACCGTTACAGCAGAGTTGAAAGAAGATAAAAAGCGAGCAGAAAAAAGTTGGGAGCGCGTTTATTGTTATTTGGAAGCGTTGGGAGACACGCGTACAAACTACCTAGCAAGTTGGAGTAGTAGTCAAGTTGAGGCGTTGGATGAAGTATACATGTACGTGTTGAAGAACTATGTGCTGTTTATGTCTTTAGGCTGGGGACGTCTCATCGATAGGGCGGCATCATTTTTAGAAGAGATTGATTCAGAGGCTGTATTGGCATTGCTTGACGATTTGGAACAACAGAATGCTATCTATGTAGCTCATGCATTCCGTGCTTCTTTCCGTCAATTAGAACCCGCGCAATTGTACGATAAGTATGCGAACTACTTGCGCATGAAAATTACGAAAGCAAGCAGCGAGCGGAAAAAGCAATTGTTGTCGACGATTGAGCATTTCGTGATGAAACGTCAATATAAATCGTATCCGACGCTGTGGAACAATTCCAGTGAGTCGAGTATGTCACTTCTTACGATGCAATTGATAGCGACGGAACAGCTTGCCGAGCAGTGGGATCAGCGCTGGCTAAGCTTGTTTATTGAACAAAAGGAGCTTGGGCTTGTGAGCGCCTTCGCAAGACCGGATCATGTAGTCGCCGAGGAGTTACTTTTGCACGCCTTGCAAAATAACCGAGTATTCCGCAATGATACTGCAGAATTGCTGTTCCAAGGGTTAGAACGATTAGCATGTAGCGCGGAAACTCGTCGGGAAGCACTAATGACTGCACTTGAAGATAAACAAAATAAGAATTGCTATGCATTTGATGGCTATGTGCTGGAGCAGCTCTATCAGCTTCCTGCGACATATCGTGATCGTGTGGAGGCGGTATTACCGCAGTACAACTATACAGCTGGAGAGCAGCTTCGCTATGTCCTGCGCAACATGTAA
- a CDS encoding sensor histidine kinase, giving the protein MQKWYQIFQKSTGLSPYVWVVFYILPFYFIFRSSSTYQIVIGVVMILVFFACYMLAFASRGWLVYFWTSVQLLISVTMTLLFSYVYFSLFLAFFIGNIQHRIGFFTLYTVHLVTTITAINYGLVTKNPILVSQFPFVIVCLIGIILLPVTTYNRNKREQLEGQLEDANKKISELVKLEERQRIARDLHDTLGQKLSLIGLKSDLAGKLITKNPAQAQAELKDVRQAARSALKEVREMVTQMRGTRLEDEMFRVRQILKAAQMEFTLEGDVVLTNTSLLNENVLSMCLKEAVTNVVKHSNASACSISIEPSRTELSIKVKDNGIGIQNNSPYVSGNGLRGMKERLEFVNGSLEMVSDNGTMVIIKVPNVVKQPEKEEGI; this is encoded by the coding sequence ATGCAGAAATGGTATCAAATTTTTCAAAAAAGCACAGGTCTTAGTCCATATGTATGGGTCGTCTTTTACATCCTCCCCTTTTATTTTATATTTCGTTCCTCTTCCACTTACCAAATCGTCATCGGCGTAGTTATGATTTTGGTGTTTTTCGCCTGTTACATGCTTGCTTTTGCTTCTAGAGGCTGGCTGGTCTATTTTTGGACATCCGTCCAATTGTTAATTTCCGTTACGATGACGTTGTTGTTCAGTTACGTGTATTTCTCCCTATTTCTAGCGTTTTTCATTGGGAATATACAACATCGAATCGGCTTTTTTACGCTATATACCGTTCATTTGGTCACGACAATTACTGCGATCAATTATGGGTTAGTGACGAAGAACCCGATTCTAGTTTCGCAATTTCCGTTCGTCATTGTTTGTCTGATTGGCATTATTCTTCTGCCTGTAACGACTTACAACCGTAACAAACGCGAACAACTTGAAGGTCAACTTGAGGATGCGAACAAAAAGATTTCCGAGCTTGTGAAGCTGGAGGAGCGGCAGCGGATTGCTCGTGATTTGCACGATACATTGGGGCAGAAGCTTTCCTTGATTGGGTTAAAGAGTGATCTGGCAGGTAAACTGATCACGAAGAACCCCGCCCAAGCGCAAGCCGAATTAAAAGATGTGCGTCAAGCAGCACGAAGTGCGTTAAAGGAAGTTAGGGAAATGGTTACCCAAATGCGTGGCACGCGGCTTGAGGACGAGATGTTTCGGGTGCGACAAATTTTGAAGGCTGCGCAGATGGAGTTTACGCTAGAAGGCGACGTTGTATTGACGAATACGTCTTTATTGAACGAAAACGTATTGAGTATGTGTCTGAAGGAAGCTGTAACGAACGTTGTCAAGCATAGTAATGCTTCTGCTTGTTCGATTTCGATCGAGCCATCGCGCACGGAGCTAAGCATAAAAGTCAAGGACAACGGAATTGGCATCCAGAATAATTCCCCATACGTAAGCGGGAATGGGCTCAGGGGTATGAAAGAACGGCTTGAATTTGTAAATGGCAGTTTGGAAATGGTATCGGATAACGGAACGATGGTTATCATCAAAGTACCAAACGTAGTGAAACAACCGGAAAAGGAGGAGGGGATATGA
- a CDS encoding response regulator transcription factor has protein sequence MIRIVIAEDQRMLLGALSSLLDLEEDMSVVGKARNGEEAVELVRLHKPDICIMDIEMPAKSGLEAAEELKGCGCKIMILTTFARSGYFERALKAGAHGYLLKDSPSEELADSIRSIMAGRRIYAPELVDDAYSEENPLTEREKEVLGLIADGKNTKEIADQLFITTGTVRNYISVILDKLNVSNRIEAIMRFNEKGWFK, from the coding sequence ATGATTCGAATCGTAATTGCCGAAGACCAGCGAATGCTGCTAGGCGCGCTCTCATCTTTGCTTGATCTGGAAGAAGATATGAGCGTCGTTGGCAAAGCAAGAAATGGCGAGGAAGCCGTTGAACTCGTTCGACTGCATAAACCGGATATTTGTATTATGGACATTGAGATGCCAGCGAAAAGCGGCTTGGAAGCGGCAGAGGAACTGAAGGGCTGTGGCTGCAAAATCATGATCCTTACTACATTTGCGAGATCGGGGTATTTTGAACGGGCGCTAAAGGCTGGCGCGCATGGGTATTTGTTAAAAGACAGCCCGAGTGAAGAATTGGCGGATTCAATTCGTAGCATCATGGCGGGTAGACGCATTTATGCGCCGGAGCTCGTTGATGACGCGTACAGTGAAGAAAACCCGTTAACCGAGCGTGAAAAAGAAGTGCTCGGTCTGATCGCTGATGGTAAAAATACGAAAGAAATTGCAGACCAATTGTTTATTACAACGGGCACAGTTCGCAATTATATTTCGGTTATTTTGGATAAGCTTAACGTTAGTAACCGAATCGAAGCGATTATGCGTTTCAATGAAAAAGGTTGGTTTAAATAA
- a CDS encoding DUF6612 family protein, with translation MKKWTAVLLGAILLVGLTACGNDKNTNGGNTKAADQSGASQTADKAAALPTVDEFIQKSTEASKGLKNFSMDAQIKQNIVIKQGEQKQEQKIDIKSKIDMTKDPLQMVQEMQMTLPGQPEQSIKQYVTKDGVFMQINGQWTKLPAEATAEITAQMEGSANPEKQLEQFKTIAKDTKVSEAGGEYVLAAELSGNGVKELAKSLMSQAGNNPQTASMLEQMNIKSIKMSYAVNKATFLPTKSDVNMVMDMEQDGQNVTLDMVITGAFSKHNEVGEIKVPQEALNAK, from the coding sequence TTGAAGAAATGGACAGCAGTGCTATTAGGAGCAATTTTGTTAGTAGGGCTTACAGCTTGCGGGAACGACAAGAACACTAACGGGGGTAATACGAAAGCAGCAGACCAATCGGGTGCGTCACAGACAGCAGATAAAGCAGCGGCGCTACCAACGGTTGATGAATTCATCCAGAAATCTACTGAAGCAAGCAAAGGCTTGAAGAACTTTTCAATGGATGCGCAAATTAAACAGAACATTGTCATTAAACAAGGTGAGCAGAAGCAAGAGCAAAAGATCGATATCAAATCGAAAATCGATATGACGAAAGATCCGCTACAAATGGTGCAAGAGATGCAAATGACACTCCCAGGACAACCGGAGCAAAGTATTAAGCAATACGTCACCAAAGACGGCGTGTTCATGCAAATCAATGGACAATGGACGAAGCTTCCTGCGGAGGCAACGGCTGAAATAACAGCTCAGATGGAAGGCTCGGCTAATCCAGAGAAGCAGCTTGAGCAATTCAAGACGATTGCTAAAGATACAAAAGTATCGGAAGCTGGCGGTGAATATGTGTTAGCAGCTGAACTTTCTGGTAACGGCGTCAAGGAGTTAGCGAAATCATTGATGAGCCAAGCTGGTAATAATCCGCAAACGGCTTCCATGTTGGAACAGATGAACATTAAGAGCATCAAGATGTCGTATGCGGTAAACAAAGCAACATTTTTACCGACCAAATCCGATGTGAATATGGTGATGGATATGGAGCAAGACGGCCAGAACGTGACGTTGGATATGGTCATCACAGGAGCATTTTCGAAACATAACGAAGTTGGCGAAATCAAAGTGCCGCAAGAGGCGCTCAACGCCAAGTAA